The Gemmatimonadota bacterium genome window below encodes:
- a CDS encoding DMT family transporter: MYRFNKEIGFAHDRQRDMELLRRMAARPGQSIALGALAATLLLWGTAFPGIRAALEGYGPGDLALGRFIAASIVLGLAAPLARIRRPARADLARLAVAGFLGVSVYHTLLNLGERTVTAGSASLVVSIMPPLTALGAVIFLRERLPGLGWAGIFVSLAGVAAIAMGDAEGVRFDSGVPLIAIGAAAFAATNIIQKPLLGRYTPLEFVAYSTWVGTAFLLVFSPELIRSAAAAPARASLALIYLGVFPAALGGIGWSYVLRAWKASTASASLLLIPVVATLVAWTWLGEVPTPQALAGGALTLAGVALVRLAARRSSPVPERAAAPIVVTQAVAAPNPVHERIPCRS, encoded by the coding sequence ATGTATCGATTCAATAAAGAGATCGGCTTCGCTCACGATCGCCAGCGCGACATGGAGCTGTTGCGGCGCATGGCGGCCAGGCCGGGCCAGTCTATCGCCCTCGGGGCGCTCGCCGCCACGCTTCTTCTCTGGGGGACGGCCTTCCCCGGGATCCGAGCGGCGCTGGAAGGATACGGCCCCGGCGATCTCGCCCTCGGACGCTTCATCGCGGCGTCCATCGTGTTGGGACTGGCGGCCCCCTTGGCGAGGATTCGGCGCCCCGCGCGAGCCGACCTGGCCCGCCTCGCGGTCGCCGGCTTCCTGGGCGTCTCCGTTTACCACACGCTGCTGAATCTGGGGGAGCGCACGGTGACCGCCGGGTCGGCCAGCCTGGTCGTGTCGATCATGCCTCCGCTCACCGCCCTGGGCGCGGTGATCTTTCTCCGCGAGCGCCTCCCGGGCCTGGGCTGGGCCGGCATCTTCGTCAGCCTGGCCGGAGTGGCGGCGATCGCGATGGGCGACGCCGAGGGAGTGCGCTTCGACTCCGGCGTACCGCTGATCGCCATCGGCGCCGCCGCCTTCGCGGCCACCAACATCATCCAGAAGCCGCTCCTGGGCCGCTACACGCCGCTGGAGTTCGTGGCGTACTCGACCTGGGTGGGCACCGCATTCCTGCTCGTGTTCAGCCCGGAGCTGATTCGCTCCGCGGCGGCCGCCCCCGCGCGCGCATCGCTGGCCTTGATCTACCTCGGGGTGTTTCCAGCCGCGCTGGGCGGCATCGGCTGGAGCTACGTGCTACGCGCGTGGAAGGCCTCGACCGCCAGCGCCTCACTGCTCCTCATTCCGGTCGTCGCCACGCTCGTCGCCTGGACCTGGTTGGGCGAGGTGCCCACGCCCCAGGCGCTGGCGGGCGGCGCCCTCACGCTGGCGGGCGTAGCGCTCGTCCGGCTCGCCGCGCGCCGCTCCTCGCCCGTCCCCGAGCGGGCGGCGGCGCCAATCGTCGTGACGCAGGCGGTCGCGGCACCGAACCCAGTGCATGAGAGGATTCCATGTCGATCATAG
- the typA gene encoding translational GTPase TypA produces the protein MIRNVAIIAHVDHGKTTLVDQMLRQAGAFRDHQAVAERVMDSNPLERERGITILSKNTAVRWRGTRINIVDTPGHADFGGEVERILRMVDGVLLLVDAFEGPMPQTRFVTRKALALGLAPVVVINKADRADARPLEVHDEVLELFLELDADESQLDAPFLYASARDGWAVRHPDDERADLRALFETVVDAVPTPPGEAEGPFQMLVSTIDHSPYLGRLAIGRIERGRVRVGDPISLLLPDAVDGDVAGDEPAATEELRRGKVVKLFAFEGLERLEIPEAAAGEIVALAGLEGVEIGATLTDPETPEALAGIAVEEPTMSVDFMVNTSPFAGRSGKYVTGRQVRERLFKELERNVALRVEDTETGDAYTVSGRGELHLTILMETMRREGYEFAVSRPRIITRTGPDGERREPYEEVLVDVPESFVGVVIEKLGQRRGEMREMESAGSEGGGRAGLTRLVFRVPARGLFGYRSEFLTDTRGEGVLHHRFLEYGRWAGDLRSRERGAMVSMVDGSAIAYALFNLQERGTLFAAPGTDVYEGMIVGEVARSGDMEVNVAKGKKLTNMRAAGSDENVMLEPPRLITLESALEWIAEDELVEVTPDAVRLRKRHLRAHERKKASRRVG, from the coding sequence ATGATCCGTAACGTCGCCATCATCGCGCACGTCGACCACGGCAAGACCACGCTGGTCGACCAGATGCTCCGCCAGGCCGGGGCCTTCAGGGACCACCAGGCCGTGGCCGAGCGTGTGATGGACTCCAACCCGCTCGAACGAGAGCGCGGCATCACCATCCTGTCCAAGAACACCGCCGTCCGCTGGCGGGGTACCCGCATCAATATCGTGGACACCCCCGGCCACGCCGACTTCGGCGGCGAGGTCGAGCGCATCCTGCGTATGGTCGATGGAGTCCTGCTCTTGGTCGACGCGTTCGAGGGGCCCATGCCGCAGACGCGCTTCGTCACGCGCAAGGCGCTGGCGCTGGGTCTCGCGCCGGTGGTCGTCATCAACAAGGCGGACCGGGCGGACGCCCGTCCCCTGGAGGTCCACGACGAGGTCCTGGAGCTGTTCCTCGAGCTCGACGCCGACGAATCCCAGCTGGACGCGCCGTTCCTGTACGCGTCCGCTCGAGACGGATGGGCGGTGCGCCACCCCGACGATGAGCGCGCCGACCTGCGCGCGCTGTTCGAGACCGTCGTGGACGCCGTGCCCACTCCGCCGGGCGAGGCCGAAGGGCCGTTCCAGATGCTGGTATCGACCATCGACCACTCTCCCTACCTGGGACGCCTGGCGATCGGCCGCATCGAGCGCGGGCGCGTGCGCGTGGGCGATCCGATCTCCCTCTTGCTTCCAGACGCCGTGGACGGGGATGTCGCCGGTGACGAACCGGCGGCAACGGAGGAGCTGCGGCGCGGCAAGGTCGTCAAGCTGTTCGCGTTCGAGGGCCTCGAGCGGCTCGAGATACCGGAGGCCGCGGCCGGCGAGATAGTGGCGCTCGCCGGGCTGGAAGGGGTGGAGATCGGAGCCACACTGACCGATCCCGAGACCCCCGAGGCGCTGGCGGGCATCGCCGTGGAGGAGCCCACCATGTCGGTGGACTTCATGGTCAACACCTCGCCGTTCGCCGGGCGGAGCGGCAAGTACGTGACCGGTCGCCAGGTGCGCGAGCGTCTCTTCAAGGAGCTCGAGCGGAACGTGGCGCTGCGCGTCGAGGACACCGAGACCGGCGACGCCTACACGGTCTCGGGCCGCGGCGAGCTCCACCTGACCATCCTCATGGAGACGATGCGCCGCGAGGGCTACGAGTTCGCCGTCTCTCGGCCCCGCATCATCACGCGCACCGGACCGGACGGCGAACGCCGGGAGCCGTACGAGGAGGTGCTGGTCGACGTCCCCGAGAGCTTCGTGGGGGTGGTAATCGAAAAGCTCGGACAGCGCCGCGGCGAGATGCGCGAGATGGAGAGCGCCGGGTCAGAGGGCGGAGGTCGAGCCGGCCTCACTCGGCTCGTCTTTCGCGTGCCCGCCAGGGGTCTGTTCGGCTACCGCAGCGAGTTCCTGACCGACACCCGGGGGGAGGGCGTGCTGCACCACCGGTTCCTGGAGTACGGACGGTGGGCCGGGGACCTCCGCTCGCGTGAGCGAGGCGCCATGGTGTCCATGGTCGACGGCTCGGCCATCGCCTACGCGCTCTTCAATCTGCAGGAGCGCGGCACCCTGTTCGCGGCGCCGGGCACCGACGTCTACGAGGGCATGATCGTGGGCGAGGTCGCGCGCTCGGGCGACATGGAGGTCAACGTCGCCAAGGGCAAGAAGCTCACGAACATGCGCGCGGCGGGATCGGACGAGAACGTCATGCTCGAGCCGCCCAGGCTAATCACGCTGGAATCCGCGCTCGAGTGGATCGCCGAGGACGAGCTCGTCGAGGTCACCCCGGACGCGGTCCGACTCCGCAAACGTCACCTCAGGGCCCACGAGCGGAAGAAGGCCTCCCGCCGCGTCGGCTAG
- a CDS encoding DUF4129 domain-containing protein, with translation MLALSLQEASAPSAGEIGAALRDVLARPEFQPPPPRPVQSLLARILAAIGRLISGLFERLADIPGGAAVDVILIVGLLAAVTLLVYKAGGAVRRRSRALRRPALTARMRQSVVERTPAEWEMLARQLAEEGRLREAALALYQSVLRRLVDAGSIRYHASKTPGDYRREVGGGTPGGGFAAFVRLFEAVAFGRVPHGQGEFQTLVTLAHAAAPRDG, from the coding sequence GTGCTCGCGCTCAGCCTGCAGGAGGCCTCGGCGCCGAGCGCCGGCGAGATCGGCGCTGCGCTGAGGGACGTCCTCGCTCGGCCGGAGTTTCAGCCGCCTCCGCCGCGCCCCGTCCAGTCACTCCTGGCGCGGATCCTGGCGGCCATCGGCCGCTTGATCTCGGGCTTGTTCGAGCGCCTCGCGGACATCCCCGGGGGCGCCGCGGTGGACGTCATACTGATCGTGGGCCTGCTGGCGGCCGTGACGCTGCTGGTCTACAAGGCCGGAGGCGCCGTCCGGCGGCGGAGCCGCGCCCTGCGGCGCCCCGCGCTGACCGCGAGGATGCGGCAGAGCGTGGTGGAGAGGACGCCGGCGGAGTGGGAGATGCTGGCGCGGCAACTGGCCGAGGAGGGCCGGTTGCGCGAGGCGGCGCTGGCGCTCTACCAGAGCGTGCTGCGTCGCCTGGTGGACGCCGGGTCGATTCGCTACCACGCGTCGAAGACCCCGGGCGACTACAGGCGCGAGGTCGGCGGCGGCACCCCGGGCGGAGGCTTCGCCGCGTTCGTGCGTTTGTTCGAGGCGGTCGCCTTCGGGCGCGTTCCGCACGGCCAAGGGGAGTTCCAGACGCTCGTGACCCTGGCCCACGCCGCGGCGCCGCGCGATGGCTGA
- a CDS encoding cation diffusion facilitator family transporter: MSTHGHPHTHDHGRHMRAHDVGPGRLRLVLVLTAGFMVAEVAGGLLSNSLALLADAGHMLTDAGAIALSLFAIRFARLPATDEKTFGYYRLEILAALVNGAALLVIAGFIVVEAWRRIFTPEPIAGGLMLVVATLGLGVNLVAAWLLHGASHESLNVRGAYLHVLGDLLGSVGAIAAALVVLLTGWLPADPIISVIVALLILVSAWRLVRESVDVLLEAVPAHIDLAGVRAAMIELEPVDDVHDLHVWTLTSGYVALSAHAVVADPADNQRVLGEIRDCMERRFGIRHVTVQIERQSLYQIGSAGAPPEEEARDPL; the protein is encoded by the coding sequence ATGAGCACGCACGGGCACCCGCACACCCACGATCACGGCCGCCACATGCGGGCGCACGACGTGGGACCGGGCCGGCTCCGGCTGGTCCTCGTGCTCACCGCGGGCTTCATGGTCGCCGAGGTGGCCGGCGGTCTGTTGTCCAACTCGCTCGCGCTGCTCGCGGACGCCGGCCACATGCTCACCGACGCCGGAGCGATCGCCCTGTCGCTGTTCGCGATCCGGTTCGCGCGCCTTCCGGCGACCGACGAGAAGACCTTCGGCTACTATCGGCTGGAAATCCTGGCCGCCCTCGTCAACGGCGCCGCGCTGCTGGTCATCGCGGGGTTCATCGTGGTGGAGGCGTGGCGTCGCATCTTCACGCCGGAGCCCATCGCGGGCGGGCTCATGCTGGTGGTGGCGACGCTGGGGCTCGGGGTCAACCTCGTCGCCGCCTGGCTCCTGCACGGCGCGTCCCACGAGAGCCTCAACGTGCGCGGCGCTTACCTGCACGTGCTCGGGGACCTGCTCGGGTCGGTGGGGGCGATCGCCGCGGCGCTCGTCGTGCTGCTGACCGGCTGGTTGCCCGCGGATCCCATCATCTCCGTGATCGTGGCGCTGCTGATCCTCGTGAGCGCCTGGCGGCTCGTTCGTGAATCGGTCGACGTGTTGCTGGAGGCCGTGCCGGCGCACATCGATCTCGCCGGGGTGCGGGCGGCCATGATCGAGTTGGAGCCCGTAGACGACGTCCACGACCTGCACGTGTGGACCCTGACAAGCGGCTACGTGGCGCTGAGCGCGCACGCCGTTGTGGCGGACCCCGCCGACAACCAGCGCGTGCTCGGGGAAATCCGTGATTGCATGGAGCGGCGCTTCGGCATCAGGCACGTGACGGTGCAGATCGAGCGCCAATCTCTGTACCAGATCGGGTCCGCCGGTGCGCCTCCCGAAGAGGAAGCGCGAGACCCACTCTAG
- a CDS encoding pyridoxal-dependent decarboxylase: MGPTEAAAPELAAVSEPEFAGPAQRETLDPQDWEGFRTLAHRTLDRMIDLQRDIRDEPVWRQVPDDVERRFQEAAPVDGAPIEEVLRDVAQLVVPYPTGNLHPRFWGWVGGTGSPTGMLGDLIAAGTNSVAGNFNDAAARVEEQVTRWMADAIGMPTGTTGLITSGGSVANLVGLAAARDAVAGFDVPGRGVRAAPGQLALYASTEVHSSVTKAAQLLGIGRDGLRLIPTDAQYRIDTNLLSRTMREDRADGFVPIGIVGNAGTVNTGAIDDLDRLADIARDESVWLHVDGAFGAVAALSDNLRPLLRGLERADSVALDFHKWMYVPYEAGAVLVRDADALKRPFASDAAYLAPPPRGVGAQPDPANGRGPQLSRGFKALKVWMLIKEQGLAKYGRLVEQNVRDVRHLAALIDSHPDLDRVAPAPLNVVCFRYAPRGAAPDAPLDEWNQEILMRLQERGIAVPSSTVLRGHFVLRVANVNHRTRAEDFDLLVRETLRIGRELSG, from the coding sequence ATGGGCCCTACCGAAGCAGCGGCGCCGGAACTCGCCGCGGTCAGTGAACCCGAGTTCGCGGGGCCTGCCCAGCGGGAAACCCTGGACCCCCAGGACTGGGAGGGCTTCCGCACGCTGGCCCACCGCACGCTCGACCGGATGATCGACCTGCAGCGCGACATCCGGGATGAGCCCGTGTGGCGTCAGGTGCCGGACGACGTGGAGAGGCGCTTTCAGGAAGCGGCGCCGGTGGACGGCGCGCCGATCGAGGAGGTGCTCCGCGACGTTGCGCAGCTGGTGGTTCCCTACCCCACGGGCAATCTGCACCCGCGGTTCTGGGGCTGGGTCGGGGGCACCGGCAGCCCCACCGGCATGCTCGGGGACCTGATCGCCGCCGGCACCAATTCCGTGGCCGGCAACTTCAACGACGCCGCCGCGAGGGTCGAAGAGCAGGTGACTCGGTGGATGGCCGACGCCATCGGCATGCCAACGGGCACCACGGGCCTGATCACCAGCGGCGGCTCGGTAGCGAACCTGGTGGGGCTGGCCGCCGCGCGGGACGCTGTCGCAGGATTCGACGTACCCGGGCGCGGCGTGCGGGCCGCGCCGGGTCAGTTGGCCCTGTACGCCTCCACCGAGGTGCACTCCTCCGTGACGAAGGCGGCACAGCTCCTGGGCATCGGCCGAGACGGCCTGCGCCTGATTCCCACCGACGCCCAGTACAGGATCGACACGAACCTGCTGTCCCGGACCATGAGGGAAGACCGCGCAGACGGGTTCGTGCCGATAGGCATCGTCGGCAACGCTGGCACCGTCAACACCGGCGCGATCGACGATCTGGATCGGCTGGCCGACATAGCCCGGGACGAGAGCGTATGGCTGCACGTGGACGGCGCCTTCGGGGCGGTCGCCGCGCTGTCGGACAACCTCCGCCCCCTGCTGCGCGGACTGGAGCGAGCCGACTCGGTGGCGCTCGACTTCCACAAGTGGATGTACGTCCCCTACGAGGCCGGCGCGGTGCTCGTGCGGGATGCCGACGCCTTGAAGCGGCCTTTCGCTTCGGACGCCGCTTACCTGGCCCCGCCCCCACGCGGCGTGGGAGCGCAGCCGGATCCGGCCAACGGCCGCGGACCGCAGCTCTCCAGGGGCTTCAAGGCGCTCAAGGTGTGGATGCTCATCAAGGAGCAGGGCCTGGCCAAGTACGGCCGGCTCGTGGAGCAGAACGTGCGCGACGTGCGGCACCTGGCCGCGCTCATCGACTCCCATCCCGACCTGGATCGAGTCGCCCCCGCGCCGCTCAACGTGGTGTGCTTCCGCTACGCTCCGCGAGGAGCGGCACCCGACGCCCCCCTGGACGAGTGGAACCAGGAGATCCTGATGCGGCTCCAGGAACGGGGCATCGCGGTACCGTCGAGCACCGTTCTGCGCGGCCACTTCGTGCTCCGCGTCGCCAACGTCAATCACCGCACCCGCGCCGAGGACTTCGATCTGCTGGTACGCGAGACGCTGCGCATCGGACGGGAATTGTCTGGATGA
- a CDS encoding DUF4837 family protein, with product MRLRQTVLLVTSACAMASCGMDRSSVAYGTPTSIIVIATDQVWESLGDSLRTALEPVVFTLRDERAFDVTHVVPNDPRVSEYRKFRQVLVIGRPDDPWVAPAVGRAKDAPVGLPALLEVDDVWAFGQHVTAIALDPQSPPSAGLPVFGDVRRGVDERFRFYMLQRMYVSGVNEDLAERLREESGFSLILPRVYREVPAEGVRIFKNDLPDPWILARYVQIEAVGGARTDVTTEELLDWRDSVVTNYPRRMITVRDPLIESTLEGGVLEVQGRWQTPEPDPDSGETYHPGGGAFISRVVSCAEQDRTYFIDSWLYAPGKDKLEYVMQLRTILGTFECGGATAAPAEVALRSPNGDDRA from the coding sequence ATGCGCCTACGCCAGACGGTCCTGCTCGTGACATCCGCGTGCGCGATGGCGTCGTGCGGAATGGATCGCTCATCGGTCGCCTACGGCACGCCCACGAGCATCATCGTCATCGCGACCGACCAGGTGTGGGAGTCGCTCGGCGATTCGCTGCGCACGGCCCTGGAGCCGGTCGTGTTCACGCTGCGGGACGAGCGCGCCTTCGACGTGACGCACGTCGTGCCCAACGATCCTCGCGTGAGCGAATACCGCAAGTTCCGGCAGGTCCTGGTGATCGGGCGCCCGGACGATCCCTGGGTCGCGCCGGCGGTGGGGCGGGCGAAGGATGCGCCGGTCGGACTCCCCGCGTTGCTCGAGGTGGACGACGTATGGGCCTTCGGCCAGCACGTCACGGCGATCGCGTTGGACCCCCAGAGCCCTCCCAGCGCGGGGCTACCCGTGTTCGGCGACGTGCGCCGCGGGGTGGACGAGCGATTCCGCTTCTACATGCTGCAGCGCATGTACGTGAGCGGCGTGAACGAAGACCTCGCCGAGCGGCTCCGCGAAGAGTCGGGGTTCTCGCTGATCCTGCCGCGGGTCTACAGGGAGGTCCCTGCCGAGGGCGTACGGATCTTCAAGAACGACTTGCCGGACCCGTGGATTCTGGCGCGCTACGTTCAGATTGAGGCGGTGGGTGGCGCGCGCACGGACGTGACCACCGAGGAACTGCTGGACTGGCGAGACTCCGTCGTGACGAACTATCCGCGGCGCATGATCACCGTAAGAGATCCCTTGATTGAAAGCACCCTGGAGGGTGGGGTGTTGGAGGTCCAGGGACGCTGGCAGACGCCCGAGCCCGACCCCGATTCGGGAGAAACGTACCACCCCGGCGGCGGCGCGTTCATCTCCAGGGTCGTGTCGTGCGCCGAGCAGGATCGCACCTATTTCATCGACTCCTGGCTATACGCTCCGGGCAAGGACAAGCTCGAGTACGTCATGCAACTGCGGACGATTCTGGGCACGTTCGAGTGCGGCGGGGCGACGGCCGCACCGGCGGAGGTGGCGCTGCGCTCGCCGAACGGCGACGATCGCGCGTAA
- a CDS encoding PLP-dependent aminotransferase family protein gives MTIWLPEETERAESPAYMTIADAIERDVARGTLNPGDRLPTHRRLARALNVTVGTVSRGYAEAERRGLTIGEVGRGTFVRHQPVEGSLYTGAPQSELAGVIDLSLSLPSELESAPEGRELAATMRSIAEAPDVASLLAYTPDTASPRHRAVAADALRRLGVPALADRVTFTVGVQHGLTVIASAMLRPGDTVLCGELTYPGARALAQMFGLRLRPVSLDEEGIVPDALEAACRADIAPAALYVVPNIQNPTGAVMSAGRREQIAEIADSYGVLVVEDDVHGFLLDDPPAPIASLIPERTVYATSLAKAVSSGLRTGILHAPEVDVPRLRAGVRSTLWMPPPLMVEITARWLEDGTAERLMAQRRVESRARQELAARELAGYRIQAHPDSLHLWLHLPEPWRSDELVGQARQRGVLVAGAEAFVVGRSEVPHAVRISLGRPRTREQLARGLSIIADILEGCTNPCATIL, from the coding sequence ATGACAATCTGGCTTCCAGAAGAGACCGAGCGGGCCGAATCACCAGCCTACATGACCATCGCGGACGCGATCGAACGCGACGTGGCGCGGGGCACGCTGAACCCGGGGGACCGCCTGCCCACGCACCGCCGGCTGGCGCGGGCGTTGAACGTGACGGTCGGCACCGTCAGCAGGGGCTACGCGGAGGCGGAGCGAAGAGGGCTCACCATCGGCGAAGTGGGGCGGGGCACCTTCGTCCGGCACCAGCCGGTGGAGGGCTCGCTGTATACCGGGGCTCCACAGAGCGAGCTGGCCGGGGTCATCGATCTGAGCCTCAGCCTGCCGAGCGAGTTGGAGTCCGCGCCGGAGGGGCGTGAGTTGGCCGCGACGATGCGCTCCATCGCCGAGGCGCCCGACGTGGCGTCGCTGCTGGCGTATACTCCCGATACGGCTTCGCCCCGGCACCGCGCGGTCGCGGCGGACGCGTTGCGCCGTCTGGGCGTGCCCGCCCTGGCGGACCGCGTAACCTTCACCGTGGGCGTGCAGCACGGGCTGACGGTGATCGCGTCCGCCATGCTGCGGCCGGGCGACACGGTGCTGTGCGGCGAGCTCACCTACCCGGGAGCGCGCGCTCTCGCGCAGATGTTCGGGCTGCGGCTGCGTCCGGTATCGCTGGACGAGGAGGGCATCGTCCCGGACGCGCTGGAGGCCGCGTGCCGCGCGGACATCGCGCCCGCGGCGCTGTACGTGGTGCCCAACATCCAGAACCCGACGGGCGCGGTCATGTCCGCGGGCCGGCGCGAGCAGATCGCGGAAATCGCCGACTCGTACGGCGTCCTGGTCGTCGAGGACGACGTGCACGGCTTCCTGCTGGATGATCCCCCGGCCCCGATCGCGTCGCTGATTCCGGAGCGCACCGTCTACGCGACGAGTCTCGCGAAGGCCGTGTCCAGCGGCCTGCGCACCGGGATCCTGCACGCCCCGGAGGTCGACGTGCCCAGGTTGCGGGCGGGCGTGCGGTCGACGTTGTGGATGCCGCCGCCGCTCATGGTGGAGATCACGGCGCGGTGGCTCGAGGACGGGACGGCGGAGCGCCTGATGGCCCAGAGGCGGGTGGAGAGCAGGGCGCGCCAGGAGTTGGCCGCGCGCGAGCTCGCGGGCTACCGGATCCAGGCGCACCCCGATTCGCTGCACCTGTGGCTGCACCTGCCCGAGCCCTGGCGCAGCGATGAGCTGGTGGGACAGGCCCGCCAACGGGGCGTGCTGGTGGCCGGGGCGGAGGCTTTCGTGGTGGGGCGCAGCGAGGTGCCGCACGCCGTGCGGATCTCGCTCGGCCGGCCACGAACCCGCGAGCAGCTCGCGCGCGGCCTCTCCATCATCGCCGACATCCTGGAGGGTTGCACGAACCCCTGCGCGACCATCCTTTGA
- a CDS encoding cation:proton antiporter, whose product MTDRLLLLGRRALIVLALVALTAWLTGLPQTPAGGLTAIMLGFSLLAAYIAGGAAAAIGLPRVTGYVLIGIAVGPFALEVLSADMVEDLRTIDELALALIALTAGGELKIKDLRRMLAQIVGVSIAVLAIVVTGISAMVILARPLLPLLADRPLGFTVAVALLLGIWCANSSPDATIAVINETGSRGPVTETILGVTVFKDVLVIIAFAAALSFAGPLVQPDANLDASVLATVAWEVGGALVLGALAGWGFSLYLVRIGVRSILATLIFTFVLTIIAHELHVELLLLAIAAGFVIENFSQAGDQLLNAVEANAIVVFALFFALAGAALDLGALAEFWAVALVVVVARLGLTWAGVWAAGRVVALREGVSRLAWRGLISQAGVTLGLSLLVQDAFPDWGGTFVAVTAAVIIVHLLVGPVLLKTALLASGEAHGRQIYREASRSAE is encoded by the coding sequence ATGACCGATCGGCTCCTCCTCCTCGGCCGCCGCGCCCTGATCGTGCTGGCCCTCGTGGCGCTGACCGCCTGGCTCACCGGACTGCCGCAAACGCCGGCCGGGGGGCTGACCGCGATCATGCTGGGCTTCAGCCTGCTCGCTGCGTACATCGCCGGGGGCGCCGCCGCGGCGATTGGGCTGCCGAGGGTCACCGGGTACGTGCTGATCGGGATCGCCGTCGGCCCCTTCGCGCTGGAGGTGCTGAGCGCGGACATGGTGGAGGATCTGCGCACGATCGATGAACTCGCGCTCGCGCTCATCGCGCTGACCGCGGGTGGCGAGCTGAAGATCAAAGACCTCCGCAGAATGCTCGCCCAGATCGTGGGCGTGAGCATAGCCGTCCTGGCTATCGTGGTCACCGGCATCTCCGCCATGGTCATCCTGGCGCGACCGCTTCTGCCGTTGCTCGCGGATCGCCCGCTCGGCTTCACGGTGGCGGTCGCGCTGCTGCTGGGAATCTGGTGCGCTAATTCCTCGCCGGACGCCACCATCGCGGTGATCAACGAAACCGGGTCGCGTGGGCCGGTGACCGAGACCATCCTGGGGGTCACGGTATTCAAGGACGTGCTCGTGATCATCGCGTTCGCCGCGGCGCTGTCGTTCGCGGGTCCGCTCGTGCAACCCGACGCGAACCTGGACGCGAGCGTCCTGGCTACGGTCGCCTGGGAGGTGGGAGGCGCGCTGGTGCTCGGCGCGCTCGCCGGCTGGGGGTTCTCGCTGTATCTGGTCCGCATCGGCGTGCGCAGCATACTGGCTACGCTGATCTTCACCTTCGTGCTCACGATCATCGCCCACGAACTCCACGTCGAGCTTCTCCTGCTCGCCATCGCGGCCGGGTTCGTGATCGAGAATTTCTCGCAGGCGGGAGACCAGCTCCTGAACGCCGTGGAGGCCAACGCGATCGTGGTGTTCGCGTTGTTCTTCGCGCTCGCGGGCGCGGCGCTCGACCTGGGGGCGCTGGCGGAGTTCTGGGCGGTCGCCCTGGTGGTCGTGGTGGCGCGGCTCGGCCTGACCTGGGCGGGCGTATGGGCGGCCGGCAGGGTGGTCGCGCTGCGGGAGGGAGTGTCGCGCCTCGCCTGGCGCGGCCTGATCTCGCAGGCGGGCGTCACGCTGGGGCTGTCGCTGCTCGTCCAGGACGCGTTTCCGGACTGGGGCGGCACCTTCGTGGCGGTTACCGCCGCGGTGATCATCGTGCACCTGCTGGTGGGTCCCGTACTGCTGAAGACGGCACTCCTGGCGTCGGGCGAGGCGCACGGTCGGCAGATCTACCGCGAGGCCTCCAGGTCCGCGGAATGA